The proteins below come from a single Tigriopus californicus strain San Diego chromosome 3, Tcal_SD_v2.1, whole genome shotgun sequence genomic window:
- the LOC131878354 gene encoding uncharacterized protein LOC131878354 isoform X2 has protein sequence MFDTLSTEFQFKMEEKITLLAIILVITITSGQASSFKTLESGNQCFYLSTVKKMPFGPDNSDELTKECAKMKLEPARMKSTDDFQAIAEVAECGMAQTLADTPFVHGHGENDVTLGGNPATEGRCWIFDWKAFVSQVATEGDFCTPGSTNEAPKEPFFICSKASLCDDLPCISHPSRTDVCVRDLGLLDYNQAKKSCIESGGTFANVLTPEDKIFITTSFSEQQDFWTSLSASSKTFLGNGEGCNNATACINGYNLTWSLPNGEMTQFSSSHASLASSMSISPEFSGHLRMLGASNLTGGPTEDQFSTLCEYQTSAIPKGPPEFQSNAITCVAPTIPAEAKMKVSPNQTHTQACPGSKLRLDCDAGGLNQIKFDDETHFDLTCQSDRQYQLPNPWPECNEFAWCTLPTTWPDEMETTATGQELQNGQSFEVTCKNNQSLMTKVDSLKDDLSSVTLLSSVQIGCGSNGRLNESVDSYTCTQDCNKPVVDASIMTHNWTKTTDPVNNDQIRFSCSKTGKKIVKKSSGELMDNVTMSCRVNGRFDKEIMDFACTDCQVPPVIPDGDFICSSPIFERHSTCGFICQSGYISSKKSSAKCVVDPITNTTKWDLDITTNFECKPGIDIVIGGVGPEKDYMDTVEMFAPGNTCHQKQGPKMANKLIGVSADFIYGSAVVCGGASQDYINCKSGIGGSRVCGDNVQCVTTLGGTPWCTGPKTKRCLVYDKELTQSWLHTFDLKMPRVYAASLKLPDGSLWILGGISEDNILSSTEIVQQNAVTKKWETVWGVAMSEPKFGHCAMLMPDQENVLVTGGFNRNGFVKLGSIFNLITKKWNTKEYYTYKDGHRMDHSCGTFELNGAYVPLVIGGSNEIQTGKVMERFNSADHTWSTLEPPLNKGFRSGVATTVNGKLTLIGGVHCYFNATTKTEKCSSTSSALQYNDGTVPFWKIIPFAMNGTRSNHATMRVPDNLFRSDCKLDIVDGGYGSWSQWACSTTCGNGIQTRSRECDSPAPKNGGDPCTTLGEATETGQCSLEPCPPVNGEWSVWTDWGSCSVNCGSGVQNRSRECNNPAPQSGGTECQGDAEESQACELEPCLK, from the exons ATGTTCGACACCCTCTCAACAGAATTTCAGttcaaaatggaggaaaagatCACTTTATTAGCAATAATACTCGTGATCACGATCACCTCAG GTCAAGCTTCCAGTTTTAAAACACTGGAGTCGGGGAACCAGTGTTTTTACCTCTCCACGGTCAAAAAAATGCCCTTTGGACCCGACAACAGCGATGAATTAACCAAAGAGTGCGCCAAAATGAAACTGGAACCCGCCCGAATGAAGTCTACGGATGACTTTCAAGCCATTGCTGAAGTAGCAG AGTGCGGAATGGCGCAGACTCTCGCCGATACACCTTTTGTTCATGGTCACGGAGAGAACGATGTTACCCTTGGAGGAAATCCAGCAACTGAAGGCAGATGCTGGATCTTTGATTGGAAGGCCTTTGTCTCTCAGGTGGCAACCGAAGGAGATTTTTGCACTCCTGGTTCAACGAATGAAGCCCCGAAAGAACCATTCTTTATTTGCAGCAAGGCATCTCTTTGTG ACGATTTACCCTGCATTAGTCATCCCAGCAGGACTGATGTTTGCGTAAGAGATCTTGGGCTCCTGGATTATAACCAAGCCAAAAAGTCGTGCATAGAATCGGGAGGGACATTTGCCAATGTTCTCACACCTGAGgacaagattttcatcacaacCTCCTTCAGTG AGCAACAAGACTTTTGGACAAGCCTCTCAGCATCAAGTAAGACCTTTCTAGGGAATGGAGAAGGCTGCAATAATGCAACCGCGTGTATCAATGGATATAATTTGACCTGGAGTCTTCCCAATGGTGAAATGACCCAATTCAGCTCAAGCCATGCCTCCCTCGCCTCATCCATGTCCATCAGTCCCGAATTTAGTGGACATCTCAGAATGCTGGGAGCCTCTAATCTCACAGGAGGTCCAACTGAGGACCAGTTTTCAACTCTGTGCGAGTACCAGACCTCTGCCATTCCAAAAG GTCCACCGGAATTCCAAAGCAATGCCATAACATGTGTTGCTCCGACCATTCCTGCTGAGGCTAAGATGAAAGTTTCTCCAAATCAGACTCATACTCAAGCATGTCCAGGGTCCAAATTGAGGCTGGATTGTGATGCAGGAGGACTCAACCAAATCAAG TTTGATGATGAAACCCATTTTGACTTGACGTGTCAGTCGGATCGACAGTACCAACTACCAAATCCTTGGCCCGAATGTAACGAGTTTGCTTGGTGCACACTGCCAACCACGTGGCCGGATGAAATGGAAACGACTGCAACGGGGCAAGAACTGCAAAATGGCCAATCATTCGA gGTGACTTGCAAGAATAACCAATCATTGATGACCAAAGTGGACTCATTGAAAGACGATTTGAGCTCCGTCACGCTGTTATCCTCTGTGCAAATTGGTTGTGGATCGAATGGAAGGCTTAATGAGTCTGTGGACTCGTATACATGCACCCAAGATTGTAACAAGCCTGTTGTTGATGCTTCCATTATGACGCACAATTGGACAAAGACGACCGATCCCGTTAACAATGACCAAATCAG gttttcttgttcaaagacagggaagaaaattgtcaaaaaatcatCTGGCGAACTTATGGATAATGTGACAATGAGTTGTCGGGTAAATGGAagatttgacaaagaaatcatGGACTTCGCTTGCA CAGATTGTCAAGTACCTCCAGTGATTCCAGATGGAGATTTTATCTGCAGCTCACCAATATTTGAAAGGCATTCAACTTGTGGATTTATTTGTCAAAGTGGATATATTTCCAGCAAAAAATCGTCAGCCAAGTGCGTCGTGGATCCCATTACTAACACCACAAAATGGGATCTGGATATCAcgacaaattttgaatgtaAACCGGGCATTGATATCGTCATTGGTGGGGTTGGCCCCGAGAAGGA TTACATGGATACAGTTGAGATGTTTGCTCCCGGAAACACGTGTCACCAGAAGCAAGGgcccaaaatggccaacaaACTAATTGGAGTGTCAGCTGATTTCATCTACGGTTCAGCTGTCGTTTGTGGCGGAGCCTCTCAAGATTATATCAATTGCAAAAGCGGGATCGGAGGCAGTCGCGTTTGTGGGGACAATGTTCAATGTGTCACCACCCTTGGGGGCACACCTTGGTGCACGGGACCTAAAACGAAGCGATGCCTCGTCTATGACAAGGAATTGACCCAATCGTGGTTGCACACGTTCGATTTGAAGATGCCCAGAGTGTACGCCGCATCGTTGAAGTTACCTGATGGGAGTTTGTGGATTTTGGGTGGAATTAGTGAGGACAATATACTCTCGTCCACCGAGATCGTCCAACAGAATGCAGTCACTAAGAAATGGGAAACAGTTTGGGGTGTGGCCATGTCTGAGCCTAAATTTGGACATTGTGCCATGCTTATGCCGGATCAAGAGAATGTTTTGGTCACGGGCGGGTTTAACCGGAATGGATTTGTGAAGTTGGGCTCCATCTTCAACTTGATCACCAAGAAGTGGAACACCAAGGAGTACTACACCTATAAAGATGGCCATCGCATGGACCACTCTTGTGGAACG TTCGAATTGAATGGTGCTTACGTACCTCTGGTCATTGGTGGATCAAACGAGATTCAAACCGGAAAGGTTATGGAACGATTTAACTCAGCAGATCACACCTGGAGTACACTTGAACCCCCCTTGAACAAGGGATTTCGCTCTGGAGTAGCGACCACGGTGAATGGGAAACTAACCCTAATTGGAGGAGTTCATTGTTACTTTAACGCAACTACAAAGACTGAAAAGTGTTCTAGTACCTCTTCTGCTCTACAATACAATGACGGAACAGTCCCGTTTTGGAAAATAATACCATTTGCAATGAATGGGACCAGATCTAACCACGCCACAATGAGAGTTCCGGACAACTTGTTCCGCAGTGATTGCAAACTGGATATAG TTGATGGAGGCTATGGATCATGGTCCCAATGGGCTTGTTCCACTACTTGCGGCAATGGAATTCAAACCCGAAGTCGGGAATGTGACAGCCCTGCTCCAAAAAATGGCGGAGACCCTTGTACAACTCTAGGGGAAGCCACAGAGACGGGACAATGCTCTTTGGAGCCATGTCCTCCAG TCAACGGGGAATGGTCGGTGTGGACTGATTGGGGAAGTTGCTCCGTGAATTGCGGATCGGGGGTTCAAA
- the LOC131878354 gene encoding uncharacterized protein LOC131878354 isoform X1, with translation MFDTLSTEFQFKMEEKITLLAIILVITITSDVGQASSFKTLESGNQCFYLSTVKKMPFGPDNSDELTKECAKMKLEPARMKSTDDFQAIAEVAECGMAQTLADTPFVHGHGENDVTLGGNPATEGRCWIFDWKAFVSQVATEGDFCTPGSTNEAPKEPFFICSKASLCDDLPCISHPSRTDVCVRDLGLLDYNQAKKSCIESGGTFANVLTPEDKIFITTSFSEQQDFWTSLSASSKTFLGNGEGCNNATACINGYNLTWSLPNGEMTQFSSSHASLASSMSISPEFSGHLRMLGASNLTGGPTEDQFSTLCEYQTSAIPKGPPEFQSNAITCVAPTIPAEAKMKVSPNQTHTQACPGSKLRLDCDAGGLNQIKFDDETHFDLTCQSDRQYQLPNPWPECNEFAWCTLPTTWPDEMETTATGQELQNGQSFEVTCKNNQSLMTKVDSLKDDLSSVTLLSSVQIGCGSNGRLNESVDSYTCTQDCNKPVVDASIMTHNWTKTTDPVNNDQIRFSCSKTGKKIVKKSSGELMDNVTMSCRVNGRFDKEIMDFACTDCQVPPVIPDGDFICSSPIFERHSTCGFICQSGYISSKKSSAKCVVDPITNTTKWDLDITTNFECKPGIDIVIGGVGPEKDYMDTVEMFAPGNTCHQKQGPKMANKLIGVSADFIYGSAVVCGGASQDYINCKSGIGGSRVCGDNVQCVTTLGGTPWCTGPKTKRCLVYDKELTQSWLHTFDLKMPRVYAASLKLPDGSLWILGGISEDNILSSTEIVQQNAVTKKWETVWGVAMSEPKFGHCAMLMPDQENVLVTGGFNRNGFVKLGSIFNLITKKWNTKEYYTYKDGHRMDHSCGTFELNGAYVPLVIGGSNEIQTGKVMERFNSADHTWSTLEPPLNKGFRSGVATTVNGKLTLIGGVHCYFNATTKTEKCSSTSSALQYNDGTVPFWKIIPFAMNGTRSNHATMRVPDNLFRSDCKLDIVDGGYGSWSQWACSTTCGNGIQTRSRECDSPAPKNGGDPCTTLGEATETGQCSLEPCPPVNGEWSVWTDWGSCSVNCGSGVQNRSRECNNPAPQSGGTECQGDAEESQACELEPCLK, from the exons ATGTTCGACACCCTCTCAACAGAATTTCAGttcaaaatggaggaaaagatCACTTTATTAGCAATAATACTCGTGATCACGATCACCTCAG ATGTAGGTCAAGCTTCCAGTTTTAAAACACTGGAGTCGGGGAACCAGTGTTTTTACCTCTCCACGGTCAAAAAAATGCCCTTTGGACCCGACAACAGCGATGAATTAACCAAAGAGTGCGCCAAAATGAAACTGGAACCCGCCCGAATGAAGTCTACGGATGACTTTCAAGCCATTGCTGAAGTAGCAG AGTGCGGAATGGCGCAGACTCTCGCCGATACACCTTTTGTTCATGGTCACGGAGAGAACGATGTTACCCTTGGAGGAAATCCAGCAACTGAAGGCAGATGCTGGATCTTTGATTGGAAGGCCTTTGTCTCTCAGGTGGCAACCGAAGGAGATTTTTGCACTCCTGGTTCAACGAATGAAGCCCCGAAAGAACCATTCTTTATTTGCAGCAAGGCATCTCTTTGTG ACGATTTACCCTGCATTAGTCATCCCAGCAGGACTGATGTTTGCGTAAGAGATCTTGGGCTCCTGGATTATAACCAAGCCAAAAAGTCGTGCATAGAATCGGGAGGGACATTTGCCAATGTTCTCACACCTGAGgacaagattttcatcacaacCTCCTTCAGTG AGCAACAAGACTTTTGGACAAGCCTCTCAGCATCAAGTAAGACCTTTCTAGGGAATGGAGAAGGCTGCAATAATGCAACCGCGTGTATCAATGGATATAATTTGACCTGGAGTCTTCCCAATGGTGAAATGACCCAATTCAGCTCAAGCCATGCCTCCCTCGCCTCATCCATGTCCATCAGTCCCGAATTTAGTGGACATCTCAGAATGCTGGGAGCCTCTAATCTCACAGGAGGTCCAACTGAGGACCAGTTTTCAACTCTGTGCGAGTACCAGACCTCTGCCATTCCAAAAG GTCCACCGGAATTCCAAAGCAATGCCATAACATGTGTTGCTCCGACCATTCCTGCTGAGGCTAAGATGAAAGTTTCTCCAAATCAGACTCATACTCAAGCATGTCCAGGGTCCAAATTGAGGCTGGATTGTGATGCAGGAGGACTCAACCAAATCAAG TTTGATGATGAAACCCATTTTGACTTGACGTGTCAGTCGGATCGACAGTACCAACTACCAAATCCTTGGCCCGAATGTAACGAGTTTGCTTGGTGCACACTGCCAACCACGTGGCCGGATGAAATGGAAACGACTGCAACGGGGCAAGAACTGCAAAATGGCCAATCATTCGA gGTGACTTGCAAGAATAACCAATCATTGATGACCAAAGTGGACTCATTGAAAGACGATTTGAGCTCCGTCACGCTGTTATCCTCTGTGCAAATTGGTTGTGGATCGAATGGAAGGCTTAATGAGTCTGTGGACTCGTATACATGCACCCAAGATTGTAACAAGCCTGTTGTTGATGCTTCCATTATGACGCACAATTGGACAAAGACGACCGATCCCGTTAACAATGACCAAATCAG gttttcttgttcaaagacagggaagaaaattgtcaaaaaatcatCTGGCGAACTTATGGATAATGTGACAATGAGTTGTCGGGTAAATGGAagatttgacaaagaaatcatGGACTTCGCTTGCA CAGATTGTCAAGTACCTCCAGTGATTCCAGATGGAGATTTTATCTGCAGCTCACCAATATTTGAAAGGCATTCAACTTGTGGATTTATTTGTCAAAGTGGATATATTTCCAGCAAAAAATCGTCAGCCAAGTGCGTCGTGGATCCCATTACTAACACCACAAAATGGGATCTGGATATCAcgacaaattttgaatgtaAACCGGGCATTGATATCGTCATTGGTGGGGTTGGCCCCGAGAAGGA TTACATGGATACAGTTGAGATGTTTGCTCCCGGAAACACGTGTCACCAGAAGCAAGGgcccaaaatggccaacaaACTAATTGGAGTGTCAGCTGATTTCATCTACGGTTCAGCTGTCGTTTGTGGCGGAGCCTCTCAAGATTATATCAATTGCAAAAGCGGGATCGGAGGCAGTCGCGTTTGTGGGGACAATGTTCAATGTGTCACCACCCTTGGGGGCACACCTTGGTGCACGGGACCTAAAACGAAGCGATGCCTCGTCTATGACAAGGAATTGACCCAATCGTGGTTGCACACGTTCGATTTGAAGATGCCCAGAGTGTACGCCGCATCGTTGAAGTTACCTGATGGGAGTTTGTGGATTTTGGGTGGAATTAGTGAGGACAATATACTCTCGTCCACCGAGATCGTCCAACAGAATGCAGTCACTAAGAAATGGGAAACAGTTTGGGGTGTGGCCATGTCTGAGCCTAAATTTGGACATTGTGCCATGCTTATGCCGGATCAAGAGAATGTTTTGGTCACGGGCGGGTTTAACCGGAATGGATTTGTGAAGTTGGGCTCCATCTTCAACTTGATCACCAAGAAGTGGAACACCAAGGAGTACTACACCTATAAAGATGGCCATCGCATGGACCACTCTTGTGGAACG TTCGAATTGAATGGTGCTTACGTACCTCTGGTCATTGGTGGATCAAACGAGATTCAAACCGGAAAGGTTATGGAACGATTTAACTCAGCAGATCACACCTGGAGTACACTTGAACCCCCCTTGAACAAGGGATTTCGCTCTGGAGTAGCGACCACGGTGAATGGGAAACTAACCCTAATTGGAGGAGTTCATTGTTACTTTAACGCAACTACAAAGACTGAAAAGTGTTCTAGTACCTCTTCTGCTCTACAATACAATGACGGAACAGTCCCGTTTTGGAAAATAATACCATTTGCAATGAATGGGACCAGATCTAACCACGCCACAATGAGAGTTCCGGACAACTTGTTCCGCAGTGATTGCAAACTGGATATAG TTGATGGAGGCTATGGATCATGGTCCCAATGGGCTTGTTCCACTACTTGCGGCAATGGAATTCAAACCCGAAGTCGGGAATGTGACAGCCCTGCTCCAAAAAATGGCGGAGACCCTTGTACAACTCTAGGGGAAGCCACAGAGACGGGACAATGCTCTTTGGAGCCATGTCCTCCAG TCAACGGGGAATGGTCGGTGTGGACTGATTGGGGAAGTTGCTCCGTGAATTGCGGATCGGGGGTTCAAA
- the LOC131877625 gene encoding uncharacterized protein LOC131877625 isoform X1: MGLKQEAWEMWRAVPPAIESVSSSRSVSPSSPFDEAPDPPTSLLAAPVAGQPTLSLSLPILSPVKLNRPASWNPRAWADPEERGRDLAGAQPPPLRQPVTQVVEDILSNKHLKNGKCETTPEKSFRCWGGIGDDEASSTVLMPDWNPTMSDQQLMTRSFDRDATPSATRATKMCHRTSHGIAGRQ; encoded by the exons ATGGGGTTGAAACAAGAA GCCTGGGAAATGTGGCGTGCCGTGCCTCCGGCTATTGAATCCGTGTCCTCGTCCCGCTCCGTCAGTCCGTCCAGTCCGTTCGATGAGGCCCCAGACCCGCCTACCAGCCTTCTGGCCGCCCCCGTGGCTGGCCAACCGACACTCAGTCTGTCGCTCCCCATTTTGTCACCCGTGAAGCTAAACCGACCCGCGTCCTGGAACCCTCGGGCGTGGGCCGACCCTGAGGAACGGGGCCGAGACTTGGCGGGCGCCCAGCCTCCGCCTTTGCGTCAACCCGTCACTCAGGTG gttGAGGACATCTTGAGCAATAAGCACTTGAAAAACGGAAAATGTGAGACCACGCCTGAAAAGAGCTTTCGTTGCTGGGGAGGCATTGGGGACGATGAGGCAAGTTCGACTGTTTTAATGCCGGATTGGAATCCAACGATGTCAGACCAACAGTTAATGACTCGGTCGTTTGACCGGGATGCAACTCCCTCAGCTACGAGGGCAACCAAGATGTGCCATCGCACCTCCCATGGGATTGCTGGGCGGCAGTGA
- the LOC131877625 gene encoding uncharacterized protein LOC131877625 isoform X2 gives MGLKQEAWEMWRAVPPAIESVSSSRSVSPSSPFDEAPDPPTSLLAAPVAGQPTLSLSLPILSPVKLNRPASWNPRAWADPEERGRDLAGAQPPPLRQPVTQVEDILSNKHLKNGKCETTPEKSFRCWGGIGDDEASSTVLMPDWNPTMSDQQLMTRSFDRDATPSATRATKMCHRTSHGIAGRQ, from the exons ATGGGGTTGAAACAAGAA GCCTGGGAAATGTGGCGTGCCGTGCCTCCGGCTATTGAATCCGTGTCCTCGTCCCGCTCCGTCAGTCCGTCCAGTCCGTTCGATGAGGCCCCAGACCCGCCTACCAGCCTTCTGGCCGCCCCCGTGGCTGGCCAACCGACACTCAGTCTGTCGCTCCCCATTTTGTCACCCGTGAAGCTAAACCGACCCGCGTCCTGGAACCCTCGGGCGTGGGCCGACCCTGAGGAACGGGGCCGAGACTTGGCGGGCGCCCAGCCTCCGCCTTTGCGTCAACCCGTCACTCAG gttGAGGACATCTTGAGCAATAAGCACTTGAAAAACGGAAAATGTGAGACCACGCCTGAAAAGAGCTTTCGTTGCTGGGGAGGCATTGGGGACGATGAGGCAAGTTCGACTGTTTTAATGCCGGATTGGAATCCAACGATGTCAGACCAACAGTTAATGACTCGGTCGTTTGACCGGGATGCAACTCCCTCAGCTACGAGGGCAACCAAGATGTGCCATCGCACCTCCCATGGGATTGCTGGGCGGCAGTGA